A region of Streptomyces sp. NBC_01788 DNA encodes the following proteins:
- a CDS encoding adenylosuccinate synthase, with translation MPALVLLGAQWGDEGKGKATDLLGGSVDYVVRYQGGNNAGHTVVVGDQKYALHLLPSGILSPGCTPVIGNGVVVDPSVLLSELSGLNERGVDTSKLLISGNAHVITPYNVTVDKVTERFLGKRKIGTTGRGIGPTYADKINRVGIRVQDLYDESILTQKVEAALDAKNQILTKLYNRRAIAVDQVVEELLGYADQIKPYVADTVLILNQALDEDKVVLFEGGQGTLLDIDHGTYPFVTSSNPTAGGACTGAGVGPTKISRVIGILKAYTTRVGSGPFPTELFDEDGEALRRIGGERGVTTGRDRRCGWFDAVIARYATRVNGLTDFFLTKLDVLTGWEQIPVCVAYEIDGERVEELPYSQTDFHHAKPVYEYLPGWQEDITKAKTFGDLPKNAQAYVKALEDMSGAPISAIGVGPGRDETIEINSFI, from the coding sequence GTGCCCGCACTTGTGCTGCTCGGTGCTCAGTGGGGTGACGAGGGCAAGGGGAAGGCCACCGACCTGCTCGGTGGTTCGGTGGACTATGTAGTGCGATACCAAGGCGGAAACAACGCCGGTCACACCGTCGTCGTCGGTGATCAGAAGTATGCACTGCACCTCCTCCCTTCCGGAATCCTCTCGCCCGGTTGTACGCCGGTGATCGGCAACGGTGTGGTCGTCGACCCGTCGGTCCTGCTCTCCGAGCTGAGCGGTCTGAACGAGCGGGGCGTCGACACGTCCAAGTTGCTGATCAGCGGCAACGCCCACGTCATCACGCCGTACAACGTCACCGTCGACAAGGTGACGGAACGCTTCCTCGGCAAGCGGAAGATCGGCACCACGGGCCGGGGCATCGGCCCGACCTACGCGGACAAGATCAACCGCGTCGGCATCCGGGTGCAGGACCTGTACGACGAGTCGATCCTCACCCAGAAGGTCGAGGCGGCCCTCGACGCCAAGAACCAGATCCTCACCAAGCTGTACAACCGCCGCGCGATCGCCGTGGACCAGGTGGTCGAGGAGCTGCTGGGCTACGCCGACCAGATCAAGCCGTACGTCGCCGACACGGTCCTGATCCTCAACCAGGCGCTGGACGAGGACAAGGTGGTCCTCTTCGAGGGCGGCCAGGGCACGCTGCTGGACATCGACCACGGCACGTACCCCTTCGTCACCTCCTCCAACCCGACCGCGGGCGGTGCCTGCACGGGCGCCGGCGTCGGCCCGACGAAGATCAGCCGCGTCATCGGCATCCTCAAGGCCTACACCACCCGCGTCGGCTCCGGCCCCTTCCCGACCGAGCTGTTCGACGAGGACGGCGAGGCGCTGCGCCGGATCGGCGGCGAGCGGGGTGTGACGACGGGCCGCGACCGCCGCTGCGGCTGGTTCGACGCGGTGATCGCCCGCTACGCGACCCGGGTCAACGGCCTGACCGACTTCTTCCTCACCAAGCTCGACGTCCTCACCGGCTGGGAGCAGATCCCGGTCTGCGTCGCCTACGAGATCGACGGCGAGCGCGTCGAGGAGCTCCCCTACTCCCAGACCGACTTCCACCACGCGAAGCCCGTCTACGAGTACCTCCCCGGCTGGCAGGAGGACATCACGAAGGCCAAGACCTTCGGCGACCTCCCGAAGAACGCCCAGGCCTACGTCAAGGCCCTGGAGGACATGTCCGGCGCCCCGATCTCCGCGATCGGCGTGGGCCCGGGCCGCGACGAGACGATCGAGATCAACTCGTTCATCTGA
- a CDS encoding GbsR/MarR family transcriptional regulator yields the protein MTERDAAVERDPEVVSQFVEHFAAQLVEAGVPRMPARVFGALLASDAGALTSAELGGQLKISPAAVSGAVRYLAQVHLVSREREPGSRRERYRVRSDQWYEALTSRDALIKRWEEALRDGVASLGAETPAGRRLAETLAFFEFIEQDVAGMMERWRRYQEENSRG from the coding sequence ATGACGGAACGGGACGCGGCGGTGGAGCGGGACCCCGAGGTGGTGTCGCAGTTCGTCGAGCACTTCGCGGCCCAGCTCGTCGAGGCGGGCGTGCCGCGCATGCCGGCCCGGGTCTTCGGTGCGCTGCTCGCCTCCGACGCCGGCGCCCTGACCTCAGCCGAGCTCGGGGGCCAGTTGAAGATCAGCCCCGCGGCCGTCTCCGGCGCGGTGCGCTACCTCGCCCAGGTGCACCTGGTCTCCCGCGAGCGGGAGCCCGGCTCGCGGCGGGAGCGCTACCGGGTCCGCAGCGACCAGTGGTACGAGGCGCTCACCAGCCGTGACGCGCTCATCAAGCGCTGGGAGGAAGCCCTGCGGGACGGCGTGGCCAGTCTGGGGGCCGAGACCCCGGCGGGACGCCGGCTGGCCGAGACGCTGGCCTTCTTCGAGTTCATCGAGCAGGACGTCGCCGGAATGATGGAGCGCTGGCGCCGCTACCAGGAGGAGAACTCCCGCGGATGA
- a CDS encoding ABC transporter permease: protein MTAAVSTPAAVPAGRSRNLAGTGTLLRFALRRDRVMIPVWVAVNALMVLSMPGTLKGLYATPAERAELVRQMATNASLRAMVGPVFGDSLGALTAWRVGVYAGALAAVMSLLVVVRHTRDEEESGRQELVSSGMVGRRAPLTAALLAAAVANAALALLITAGLAGRGAAGSLALGLGVAGVGMVFATMAAIVAQLTESARLARGLTSAVLGAAFVLRAAGDSGTDDGSSVLTWLSPLGWLEDLRPFAAERWWVLLLFAAATALQAGIAYELAGRRDIGMSFLPTRPGPARGRLATAGALAWRLQRGSVLGWSAGFFVAGVVYGGMADGAAQLVGDNAKAREIFQRMGGQSGMTDAFLAAMSGMLGLVAALYVVASVLRLNGEETSGRAEPVLAGAVGRLRWAAGHLLIAFGGSALLMLLAGAGIAIGHGKQAGPVLGACLVQVAGVWVIGGIAVLLYGVLPRGAVAAWGVAGAVLLIGWIGPALNVPQLVLDLSPFGHLPKLPGGRMEWAPVATLLALTALLVTAGLAGLRRRDIAG from the coding sequence ATGACCGCCGCCGTCTCCACGCCCGCCGCCGTGCCCGCCGGACGCTCCCGCAACCTGGCCGGCACCGGCACCCTGCTGCGGTTCGCCCTGCGCCGCGACCGCGTGATGATCCCGGTGTGGGTCGCGGTGAACGCGCTGATGGTTCTGTCCATGCCGGGCACGCTCAAGGGCCTCTACGCCACCCCGGCCGAACGCGCCGAGCTGGTGCGCCAGATGGCGACGAACGCCTCCCTGCGCGCCATGGTCGGCCCGGTGTTCGGCGACTCGCTGGGCGCGCTGACGGCCTGGCGGGTGGGGGTGTACGCCGGGGCCCTCGCCGCCGTCATGAGTCTGCTCGTCGTCGTCCGGCACACCCGGGACGAGGAGGAGAGCGGACGGCAGGAACTGGTGTCGTCCGGGATGGTGGGCCGCCGGGCACCGCTGACGGCGGCGCTGCTGGCCGCGGCGGTCGCGAACGCGGCCCTGGCCCTGCTGATCACGGCCGGTCTCGCCGGGCGGGGAGCCGCCGGCTCCCTGGCCCTCGGGCTCGGGGTGGCGGGCGTGGGCATGGTCTTCGCCACGATGGCGGCGATCGTCGCCCAGCTCACGGAGAGCGCCCGGCTGGCCCGGGGCCTGACGTCCGCCGTCCTGGGCGCCGCCTTCGTGCTGCGGGCCGCGGGCGACTCGGGGACGGACGACGGTTCGTCCGTGCTGACCTGGCTGTCCCCGCTCGGCTGGCTGGAGGACCTGCGCCCCTTCGCCGCCGAACGCTGGTGGGTGCTGCTGCTGTTCGCCGCGGCGACCGCCCTCCAGGCGGGCATCGCCTACGAGCTCGCCGGCCGCCGGGACATCGGCATGAGCTTCCTGCCCACCAGGCCGGGACCGGCCCGGGGCCGCCTCGCCACGGCGGGCGCGCTGGCCTGGCGGCTGCAACGCGGCAGCGTGCTCGGCTGGAGCGCCGGCTTCTTCGTCGCCGGAGTCGTCTACGGCGGGATGGCGGACGGCGCGGCCCAGCTCGTCGGCGACAACGCCAAGGCGCGGGAGATCTTCCAGCGGATGGGCGGTCAGTCCGGCATGACGGACGCGTTCCTCGCCGCGATGTCCGGGATGCTGGGCCTGGTCGCCGCGCTCTACGTCGTGGCGTCCGTGCTGCGCCTGAACGGCGAGGAGACCTCCGGCCGCGCCGAGCCGGTACTGGCGGGCGCGGTGGGCCGGCTGCGCTGGGCCGCGGGGCATCTGCTGATCGCCTTCGGCGGCTCCGCCCTGCTCATGCTCCTGGCCGGAGCGGGCATCGCGATCGGCCACGGCAAGCAGGCCGGTCCGGTGCTCGGCGCGTGCCTCGTGCAGGTGGCCGGGGTGTGGGTGATCGGCGGCATCGCCGTCCTGCTCTACGGCGTCCTGCCGCGGGGCGCCGTGGCCGCGTGGGGCGTGGCCGGAGCGGTCCTGCTGATCGGCTGGATCGGTCCCGCCCTGAACGTCCCCCAGCTCGTGCTGGACCTCTCCCCCTTCGGCCACCTCCCCAAGCTGCCGGGCGGCCGGATGGAGTGGGCCCCGGTCGCCACCCTGCTCGCCCTCACGGCACTCCTGGTGACCGCAGGACTGGCAGGCCTGCGCAGACGGGACATCGCCGGCTGA
- a CDS encoding ABC transporter ATP-binding protein, whose product MTKANCAIEVSGLCKSFGGTRALDGLDLNVAAGEVHGFLGPNGAGKSTTIRVLLGLLRADSGATRVLDRDPWADAVEVHRRIAYVPGDVTLWRNLSGGEVIDLYGRLRGGLDRRRRDELVERFELDPTKKGRTYSKGNRQKVALVAAFASDVDLLILDEPTSGLDPLMEEVFQRCVAEERDRGRTVLLSSHILSEVEELCDRVSIIRNGRTVESGSLADLRHLTRTSVTAELAGPPSGLSLLPGVHDLDVQGRRVRLQVDTDKLNEVLRTLSESGVRSLTSTPPTLEELFLRHYQDETEAGANSGTGAEAAEVAR is encoded by the coding sequence ATGACCAAGGCAAACTGCGCCATCGAGGTGTCCGGCCTGTGCAAGTCGTTCGGCGGCACGCGGGCACTGGACGGCCTCGACCTGAACGTCGCCGCCGGCGAGGTGCACGGCTTCCTCGGCCCCAACGGCGCCGGCAAGTCCACCACCATCCGGGTCCTGCTCGGCCTGCTGCGCGCCGACTCGGGCGCCACGCGGGTGCTGGACCGCGACCCCTGGGCGGACGCGGTCGAGGTGCACCGCCGGATCGCCTACGTGCCCGGCGACGTGACCCTGTGGCGCAACCTCTCCGGAGGTGAGGTCATCGACCTGTACGGCAGGCTGCGCGGAGGCCTCGACCGGCGGCGCCGGGACGAGCTGGTCGAACGCTTCGAGCTGGACCCGACCAAGAAGGGGCGGACGTACTCCAAGGGCAACCGGCAGAAGGTCGCCCTGGTCGCCGCCTTCGCCTCCGACGTCGACCTGCTGATCCTGGACGAGCCGACCTCGGGCCTCGACCCGCTGATGGAGGAGGTCTTCCAGCGGTGCGTGGCCGAGGAACGCGACCGGGGCCGCACCGTCCTGCTCTCCTCCCACATCCTCAGCGAGGTCGAGGAGCTGTGCGACCGGGTCAGCATCATCCGCAACGGCCGCACGGTGGAGAGCGGCTCCCTCGCCGACCTGCGCCACCTCACCCGCACCAGCGTCACCGCCGAACTGGCCGGACCGCCGAGCGGGCTCTCCCTGCTGCCCGGCGTGCACGACCTCGACGTACAGGGCCGCCGGGTCCGCCTCCAGGTGGACACCGACAAGCTGAACGAGGTGCTGCGCACGCTGAGCGAGTCGGGCGTGCGGTCGCTGACCTCCACCCCGCCGACGCTGGAGGAGCTGTTCCTGCGGCACTACCAGGACGAGACCGAGGCCGGGGCGAATTCCGGGACCGGCGCGGAAGCCGCGGAGGTGGCGCGATGA
- a CDS encoding Uma2 family endonuclease: MTVMAQHTSSQMSVEEFEELAAHVAERFDAVRLEFVNGRVGIKGMTNGSHGEIAMWLVFQCKHARPDLTLNTTGQGLKVEAYRNGRARPDAVLAPVGHFNGQGEWAAPDGVLMVVEITSYDSDTHRRDRVEKPQAYGEAGIPVYLLIDRDRLKIVVHSDPDPRIGYHNVRVVELGERTTLPEPLGFELDTEDLTGYVD; this comes from the coding sequence ATGACGGTTATGGCGCAGCACACGTCGTCCCAGATGTCCGTGGAGGAGTTCGAGGAACTCGCCGCACACGTGGCCGAGAGGTTCGACGCCGTCAGGTTGGAATTCGTCAACGGACGGGTCGGGATCAAGGGCATGACGAACGGCAGTCACGGTGAGATCGCCATGTGGTTGGTCTTCCAGTGCAAGCATGCTCGGCCCGATCTCACGCTCAACACCACTGGTCAGGGGCTGAAGGTCGAGGCGTACCGGAACGGGCGAGCACGGCCCGACGCCGTGCTCGCCCCGGTGGGCCACTTCAACGGACAGGGCGAATGGGCCGCCCCCGACGGTGTCCTGATGGTTGTCGAGATCACGTCGTACGACTCGGACACCCATCGTCGCGACCGAGTCGAGAAGCCCCAGGCATACGGCGAGGCCGGCATCCCGGTCTACCTTCTGATCGACCGCGACCGACTGAAGATCGTCGTCCACAGCGACCCGGACCCGCGGATCGGCTACCACAACGTCCGCGTCGTGGAACTCGGCGAAAGGACGACCCTCCCCGAACCTCTCGGGTTCGAACTCGACACCGAGGACCTCACGGGGTACGTCGACTGA
- a CDS encoding response regulator transcription factor — protein sequence MRTGTIRVLVADDQMMVREGFSVLLNAMPDIEVVGEAVNGRDAVERVRELAPDVVLMDIRMPELNGIEATREIVAADGTAKVLVLTTFDLDEYVYQALRAGASGFLLKDASARQLADGVRVVAAGEALLAPSVTRRLITEFSKLTEPPRLAATARAAYGELTERETEVLVQIAQGLSNAEIAERLVVAESTVKTHVSRVLVKLGLRDRTQAAVFAYEARLVTPG from the coding sequence ATGAGGACGGGCACGATCCGGGTGCTGGTCGCGGACGACCAGATGATGGTGCGCGAGGGCTTCTCGGTCCTGCTGAACGCGATGCCGGACATCGAGGTCGTCGGCGAGGCCGTCAACGGCCGCGACGCGGTGGAGCGGGTACGCGAACTGGCCCCGGACGTCGTCCTGATGGACATCCGCATGCCGGAGCTGAACGGCATCGAGGCGACCCGGGAGATCGTCGCCGCGGACGGTACGGCGAAGGTGCTGGTGCTGACCACGTTCGACCTGGACGAGTACGTGTACCAGGCGCTGCGGGCCGGGGCCTCCGGGTTCCTGCTCAAGGACGCCTCGGCGCGGCAGCTCGCCGACGGGGTGCGGGTGGTGGCGGCCGGCGAGGCGCTGCTCGCCCCCTCGGTCACCAGGCGGCTGATCACGGAGTTCTCGAAGCTGACCGAGCCCCCGCGGCTGGCGGCCACCGCGCGGGCGGCGTACGGGGAGCTCACCGAGCGGGAGACGGAGGTGCTGGTGCAGATCGCACAGGGCCTGTCCAACGCGGAGATAGCGGAGCGGCTGGTGGTCGCCGAGTCGACGGTCAAGACCCATGTGAGCCGCGTCCTGGTCAAGCTGGGCCTGCGGGACCGCACCCAGGCGGCGGTGTTCGCCTACGAGGCGAGACTGGTCACACCCGGGTGA
- a CDS encoding cytochrome P450 gives MSGLSGPSGLAFDPWDPAFLADPYPAYAELRARGRVLHYEPTDQWLVPHHADVSALLRDRRLGRTYQHRFTHEDFGRTPPPPEHEPFHVLNDHGMLDLEPPDHTRIRRPVSKAFTPRTVERLKPYVHDLAGELVAALVAAGGGDLLRDVAEPLPVAVIAEMLGIPESDRAQLRPWSADICGMYELNPSEDTAAKAVRASVEFSDYLRELIAERRKEPGEDLVSGLIAAHDEGDRLTEQEMISTAVLLLNAGHEATVNATVNGWWALFRNPEQLAALRADHSLIPTAIEELMRYDTPLQLFERWVLDDIEIAGTTIPRGAEIAMLFGSANHDPAVFTDPGHLDLTRRDNPHISFSAGIHYCIGAPLARIELAASMAALLDRAPTLTPTTEPRRKPNFVIRGLEGLNVTVG, from the coding sequence ATGTCTGGTCTTTCTGGTCCTTCCGGCCTCGCCTTCGACCCGTGGGACCCGGCGTTCCTCGCCGACCCCTACCCGGCCTACGCCGAGCTGCGCGCGCGGGGCCGCGTGCTCCACTACGAGCCGACCGACCAGTGGCTTGTTCCGCACCACGCGGACGTCTCGGCGCTGCTGCGGGACCGGCGGCTGGGCCGGACGTACCAGCACCGCTTCACGCACGAGGACTTCGGCCGTACGCCGCCTCCGCCGGAGCACGAGCCGTTCCACGTCCTCAACGACCACGGGATGCTCGACCTGGAGCCGCCGGACCACACCCGGATCCGGCGTCCGGTGTCGAAGGCGTTCACGCCGCGCACGGTGGAGCGGCTCAAGCCGTATGTGCACGACCTGGCGGGCGAGCTGGTGGCCGCACTGGTGGCGGCGGGCGGCGGCGACCTGCTGAGGGACGTGGCCGAACCGCTGCCGGTGGCCGTGATCGCCGAGATGCTGGGCATCCCCGAGTCCGACCGGGCGCAGCTGCGGCCGTGGTCGGCGGACATCTGCGGGATGTATGAGCTGAACCCGTCCGAGGACACGGCGGCGAAGGCGGTACGGGCGTCGGTCGAGTTCTCCGACTACCTGCGGGAGCTGATCGCCGAGCGCCGCAAGGAGCCGGGCGAGGACCTCGTCTCGGGGCTGATCGCCGCGCACGACGAGGGCGACCGGCTGACCGAGCAGGAGATGATCTCCACGGCCGTGCTGCTCCTCAACGCCGGTCACGAGGCGACCGTGAACGCCACGGTCAACGGCTGGTGGGCGCTGTTCCGCAACCCGGAGCAGCTGGCGGCCCTGCGCGCGGACCACTCCCTGATCCCGACCGCGATCGAGGAGCTGATGCGCTACGACACCCCGCTCCAGCTCTTCGAGCGCTGGGTGCTGGACGACATCGAGATAGCGGGCACCACGATCCCGAGGGGAGCGGAGATCGCCATGCTCTTCGGCTCGGCCAACCACGACCCGGCGGTCTTCACCGACCCCGGGCACCTGGACCTCACCCGCCGGGACAACCCCCACATCTCCTTCAGCGCCGGCATCCACTACTGCATCGGCGCCCCCCTGGCCCGCATCGAACTGGCCGCCTCCATGGCCGCCCTCCTGGACCGGGCCCCCACGCTCACCCCGACCACCGAGCCACGGCGCAAGCCCAACTTCGTGATCCGCGGACTGGAGGGGCTGAACGTGACGGTGGGCTGA
- a CDS encoding diacylglycerol kinase family protein, whose translation MATYPTSDQLLVVIDPVARRTDGESVRIAKDVLSAGAATKVCLPDGPEEFTRALARRGSRRPVVVGDDRALLRAVSALHRQRELAGCALSVVPVGGALSLTRSLGVPTGPVAAARAVLEGAERRLDLLVDDSDGVVLGTLRIPPVSSRHADPAGSAAVPPGAGHPWLRTCQSLVRTLVSRPPRATVIAGPGPSRLRVEVDGETVVDLEQPVEAVSVTPGGGTGKAEVEVRRLSVGAEASPLLAHGRTVTVSGAGFRYRADTVVSGPVRTRTWRVVEGAWGLTLPVPG comes from the coding sequence GTGGCGACCTATCCGACGTCCGATCAGCTGCTGGTGGTCATCGACCCGGTCGCCCGGAGGACGGACGGTGAGTCCGTACGGATCGCGAAAGACGTGCTCAGCGCGGGTGCGGCCACCAAGGTGTGCCTGCCGGACGGTCCGGAGGAGTTCACCCGCGCGCTGGCGCGGCGCGGCTCGCGGCGGCCGGTGGTGGTCGGCGACGACCGGGCGCTGCTGCGGGCGGTGTCGGCGCTGCACCGGCAGCGGGAGCTGGCCGGATGCGCCCTGTCGGTGGTTCCGGTCGGGGGCGCCCTGTCGCTGACCCGTTCGCTGGGGGTGCCGACGGGGCCGGTGGCGGCGGCGCGGGCGGTACTCGAGGGCGCTGAGCGGCGGCTGGACCTGCTCGTCGACGACAGTGACGGCGTGGTGCTGGGCACGCTGCGCATCCCGCCGGTCTCCTCGCGGCATGCGGATCCGGCGGGGTCGGCGGCGGTCCCGCCGGGGGCGGGGCATCCCTGGCTGCGGACCTGCCAGTCCCTCGTGCGGACGCTGGTGAGCCGCCCGCCGAGGGCCACGGTGATCGCCGGGCCCGGCCCCTCCCGGCTGCGGGTGGAGGTCGACGGGGAGACGGTCGTGGACCTGGAGCAGCCGGTGGAGGCGGTCTCGGTCACGCCGGGCGGCGGCACGGGGAAGGCCGAGGTGGAGGTGCGGCGGCTGTCGGTGGGCGCGGAGGCCTCGCCGCTGCTGGCCCACGGTCGCACGGTGACCGTCTCGGGAGCCGGCTTCCGCTACCGGGCGGACACGGTGGTGTCGGGACCGGTACGGACGCGGACGTGGCGGGTCGTGGAGGGGGCGTGGGGCCTGACGCTGCCGGTGCCGGGGTGA